In bacterium, a genomic segment contains:
- the glnA gene encoding type I glutamate--ammonia ligase, translating into MARSEAESRAILRDEKIRFLRLVFTDIHGVVKNVEVPDPQFDKALAGEIMFDGSSIEGFVRIQESDMLLKPDLDSLRIFPSEGGDKDRIALLICDVANPDGGPFLGDPRGALRRAVAQTKKLGYRAMMGPEAEFFLFQRNADGSPTTNTHDQGAYFDLSPVDRGEDARRDIVNILEKMGFEVEAAHHEVAPGQHEIDFKYADALVTADNLIVFKQVVRMVALAHDLHATFMPKPLYGVNGSGMHTHQSLFTAEGKNAFDDPAGEWGLSTVARRYIGGVLAHAKALCAVTNPIVNSFKRLVPGYEAPTNIAWSERNRSPLARVPARRGVGTRVEVRMPDPSCNPYLAFAAMLCAGLDGMDKKIDCGPPVNKDIFQMSEREKRRLRIENLPA; encoded by the coding sequence ATGGCGAGGTCCGAAGCGGAGTCCCGGGCCATCCTGCGGGACGAAAAGATCCGGTTCCTGCGGCTGGTCTTCACCGACATCCACGGCGTGGTCAAGAACGTCGAGGTCCCCGACCCGCAGTTCGACAAGGCGCTGGCGGGCGAGATCATGTTCGACGGGTCGTCGATCGAAGGGTTCGTGCGGATCCAGGAATCGGACATGCTGCTCAAGCCGGACCTGGACTCGCTGCGGATCTTCCCCAGCGAAGGGGGCGACAAGGACCGGATCGCGCTGCTGATCTGCGACGTCGCGAACCCCGACGGCGGCCCGTTCCTCGGCGACCCGCGCGGGGCGCTGCGGCGCGCCGTCGCGCAGACGAAGAAGCTCGGCTACCGGGCGATGATGGGCCCGGAGGCCGAGTTCTTCCTCTTCCAGCGCAACGCCGACGGCTCGCCCACGACGAACACCCACGACCAGGGCGCCTACTTCGACCTCTCCCCGGTGGACCGCGGCGAGGACGCGCGGCGGGACATCGTCAACATCCTCGAGAAGATGGGATTCGAGGTCGAGGCGGCGCACCACGAGGTCGCCCCCGGCCAGCACGAGATCGACTTCAAGTACGCCGACGCGCTCGTCACCGCCGACAACCTGATCGTCTTCAAGCAGGTCGTCCGGATGGTCGCCCTCGCCCACGACCTGCACGCCACGTTCATGCCGAAGCCGCTCTACGGCGTCAACGGCTCGGGGATGCACACCCATCAGTCGCTGTTCACCGCCGAGGGGAAGAACGCGTTCGACGATCCCGCCGGCGAGTGGGGCCTCTCGACCGTCGCGCGCCGCTACATCGGCGGCGTGCTGGCCCACGCCAAGGCGCTCTGCGCGGTGACCAACCCGATCGTCAACTCGTTCAAGCGGCTCGTGCCCGGCTACGAGGCGCCGACGAACATCGCCTGGTCGGAGCGGAACCGCAGCCCGCTGGCCCGCGTCCCCGCGCGCCGCGGCGTCGGCACGCGGGTGGAGGTCCGGATGCCCGACCCGTCGTGCAACCCGTACCTCGCCTTCGCGGCGATGCTCTGCGCCGGGCTCGACGGCATGGACAAGAAGATCGACTGCGGCCCGCCGGTCAACAAGGACATCTTCCAGATGAGCGAGCGCGAGAAGCGGCGCCTCAGGATCGAGAACCTGCCGGC